Proteins encoded together in one Cricetulus griseus strain 17A/GY unplaced genomic scaffold, alternate assembly CriGri-PICRH-1.0 unplaced_scaffold_11, whole genome shotgun sequence window:
- the LOC113838479 gene encoding vomeronasal type-1 receptor 4-like, with protein sequence MNIWNLAIRIIFLSQTTTGILGNFSLLLYYLVLYCREHTLKHTDFILMHLMSANALIILSAGVPQTMAVWGFKYFVNDFGCVFLLYIQGFARNVSIGTTCLLSVFQAMTISSRKSCWKDHKAKTTKCIHCTVSLLWVFYMLIRFIFLNIFMKMNSKNMTRNRDFGYCSTVGWDEIINSLYTALVMCPEFFFAVLITWSSASMIVTLYRHKQSVQHIRSSHGSRRSSPESRATQNILVLVSTFLAFYSLSTILRGCIAFLYNHNWWLVYVSRFTSLCFPCFGPFVLMRHHSVLSIFNLEWLRKHNNRPLSDKS encoded by the exons ATGAATATCTGGAACCTGGCAATCAGAATCATTTTCTTATCACAAACTACAACTGGAATTCTTGgaaatttctctcttttgttgTACTATCTAGTACTTTATTGTAGAGAACACACATTAAAGCATACAGATTTCATTCTCATGCACCTAATGTCAGCCAATGCCTTGATCATTCTCTCTGCAGGAGTGCCCCAAACAATGGCAGTTTGGggatttaaatattttgtgaatgATTTTGGATGTGTATTCCTATTGTACATTCAAGGATTTGCTCGAAATGTGTCCATTGGCACTACCTGCCTTTTGAGTGTCTTCCAGGCAATGACCATCAGTTCCAGGAAGTCATGTTGGAAGGATCATAAAGCCAAAACTACAAAGTGCATTCACTGCACTGTTTCCCTACTCTGGGTCTTCTACATGCTGATACGTTTCATATTCTTGAacatatttatgaaaatgaataGCAAAAACATGACAAGAAATCGAGATTTTGGATATTGCTCTACTGTAGGCTGGGATGAAATCATAAACTCACTCTATACAGCATTGGTGATGTGCCCTGAATTCTTTTTTGCTGTGCTCATCACCTGGTCTAGCGCCTCCATGATTGTCACCCTGTACAGACACAAGCAGAGTGTTCAACACATCAGAAGTTCTCATGGTTCCAGGAGATCCTCCCCTGAGTCCAGAGCCACCCAGAACATCCTGGTGCTGGTGTCTACTTTTCTAGCTTTTTATAGTCTCTCTACCATCTTGCGAGGCTGCATTGCTTTTTTGTATAATCACAATTGGTGGCTTGTGTACGTCTCTCGCTTCACTTCTCTTTGTTTTCCCTGTTTTGGACCCTTTGTTCTTATGAGACATCACTCAGTTTTGTCCATATTTAATTTGGAATGGTTAAGAAAACAT aataacaggCCTCTAAGTGACAAGAGCTAA